A DNA window from Ranitomeya imitator isolate aRanImi1 chromosome 2, aRanImi1.pri, whole genome shotgun sequence contains the following coding sequences:
- the MMP9 gene encoding matrix metalloproteinase-9 — protein sequence MLALLVLLGTMCAWSHSAPTTQHKPISVVFPADIRSNLSDLEAAEKYLVRFGYLPLEHGRESQVSLKRSLTRMQKKLGLKETGELNAETIKAINSPRCGVPDVGKFQTFEGDLKWDHNDITYKILNYSPDLDPEVTDDAFVRAFKVWSDVTPLTFTRIYNGEPDINILFGSDNHGDPYPFDGKDGLLAHAYPPGEGVQGDAHFDDDENWTLGTGVVVKTRFGNANGALCHFPFVFEGQTYTSCTSAGRSDGHIWCSTTPNFDEDQKFGFCPSELLYTYGGNGGDEPCVFPFTFDGQSYSSCTKEGRSDGYRWCSTTANYDTDKKYGFCPNRDTSVIAGNAQGDPCVFPFTFLGKTYRQCTSVGRDDKKLWCATTSSYDQDRKWGFCPDQGYSLFLVAAHEFGHALGLEHSSVQDALMYPMYKYVKDFELHSDDINGIQYLYGAGSGPEPTPPKPTKSPKPKTTPSTPVTTTTVDPDIPVDPAQNPCKVKVFDAIAEIQGVLHFFKDGVYWKLPASGPPTSSIPISETWPALPSNIDTVFQDPQSKKIFFFSGRKFWQYTGNTVLGPRSLEKLGFNKDVDKILGAITRDNGKVLLFNGEKYWRLDVKSQTVDKGYPRNTDEDFAGVPTDSHDVFVYQGKYYFCQDFFFWRMTWRKQVEKVGYVKYDLLRCPEN from the exons ATGCTGGCACTACTAGTCCTACTTGGCACCATGTGTGCTTGGAGTCATTCTGCTCCAACAACCCAGCATAAACCCATATCTGTAGTATTCCCAGCAGACATACGGAGCAACTTAAGTGACCTGGAGGCAGCGGAG AAATACCTAGTACGTTTTGGCTACTTGCCCCTGGAACATGGAAGAGAAAGCCAAGTATCCCTGAAGAGGTCACTCACCAGAATGCAGAAGAAATTGGGACTTAAAGAAACTGGGGAGCTTAATGCAGAAACGATTAAGGCCATAAATAGCCCCCGATGTGGCGTGCCAGATGTGGGCAAATTTCAGACATTTGAAGGAGATTTAAAGTGGGATCATAATGATATCACATACAA GATACTGAACTACTCTCCCGACCTTGACCCTGAAGTGACTGATGATGCCTTTGTTCGAGCCTTTAAAGTTTGGAGCGATGTAACGCCACTCACATTTACCAGAATCTACAATGGGGAACCTGACATTAACATCTTGTTTGGCTCTGACA ATCATGGAGATCCATATCCTTTTGATGGGAAGGATGGTCTTTTAGCTCATGCATACCCACCTGGGGAAGGTGTGCAAGGTGACGCTCACTTTGATGATGATGAGAACTGGACTCTTGGAACTGGAGTGG TGGTGAAGACGCGATTTGGTAACGCAAATGGAGCTCTGTGTCATTTCCCATTCGTATTTGAGGGTCAGACATACACCTCTTGCACAAGTGCTGGGCGATCTGATGGGCACATTTGGTGTAGCACAACCCCCAACTTTGACGAAGACCAGAAGTTTGGTTTCTGCCCTAGCGAAT TGCTGTACACTTATGGTGGGAATGGTGGTGATGAGCCCTGTGTATTCCCTTTTACTTTTGATGGCCAGTCTTATTCTTCCTGTACAAAGGAAGGACGTTCAGATGGATACCGCTGGTGCAGTACCACAGCCAACTATGATACAGATAAAAAATATGGATTCTGTCCTAACAGAG ACACTTCGGTAATTGCTGGAAATGCTCAAGGTGACCCTTGTGTGTTCCCCTTTACATTCCTGGGCAAGACATATCGGCAGTGTACAAGTGTGGGGAGAGATGACAAGAAGTTATGGTGTGCAACAACCTCCAGTTATGACCAGGACAGGAAATGGGGATTTTGCCCAGACCAAG GCTACAGTCTGTTTTTGGTGGCAGCTCACGAGTTTGGTCATGCATTAGGACTCGAGCACAGCAGCGTCCAAGATGCACTGATGTACCCTATGTACAAATATGTGAAAGACTTTGAGCTCCATTCTGATGACATTAATGGGATACAGTATCTCTATG GAGCTGGATCTGGTCCAGAGCCCACTCCACCGAAACCCACCAAAAGCCCAAAACCTAAAACTACTCCTTCAACTCCTGTCACCACCACCACTGTGGATCCAGACATCCCTGTTGATCCTGCACAAAACCCATGTAAAGTAAAAGTTTTTGACGCCATTGCCGAAATACAAGGAGTCCTTCATTTCTTTAAGGATGG AGTGTACTGGAAATTACCTGCCAGTGGTCCTCCTACATCTTCTATCCCGATATCAGAAACTTGGCCAGCTCTGCCCTCCAATATTGACACAGTATTCCAGGACCCCCAAAGCAAGAAGATCTTCTTTTTCTCAG GTCGAAAATTCTGGCAGTATACTGGAAACACTGTTCTGGGACCACGAAGCCTTGAAAAATTAGGATTCAACAAGGATGTGGATAAAATATTAGGTGCTATTACAAGAGATAATGGAAAAGTCCTGTTATTCAATGGTGAAAAATACTGGAG ACTTGATGTGAAGTCACAAACTGTGGATAAGGGATATCCTCGAAACACAGATGAAGATTTTGCTGGAGTTCCTACAGATTCTCATGATGTCTTTGTGTACCAAG GTAAATACTACTTCTGCCAAGACTTCTTCTTCTGGCGTATGACGTGGCGTAAGCAAGTGGAAAAAGTTGGCTACGTGAAATACGACCTTCTACGCTGTCCAGAAAACTGA